A part of Desulfobacter sp. genomic DNA contains:
- a CDS encoding 3-hydroxyacyl-ACP dehydratase, whose product MIAAGIDIGSRSMELVLVEKGRILESRQADTGFDPITRAKELLDGLTYDGIMATGYGRDLFETAFDRTGTVTEIKAHAAGARAQFPDALTILDIGGQDAKAIGLLDNGRVKKFEMNDRCAAGTGKFLEIMARNLGFSLDEFGPAALAAKKDLAINSMCTVFAESEVTSLIARGADRSEIARGLHLSVVKRAVSMLNRVSPSGPIVFSGGVACNPCICSMVGKALDREVLVPKAPQMTGAYGAALLLEKQWAAA is encoded by the coding sequence ATGATTGCAGCAGGAATCGATATCGGCTCCCGGTCCATGGAACTGGTGCTGGTTGAAAAGGGCCGTATTCTGGAAAGCCGGCAGGCGGATACAGGGTTTGATCCCATCACCCGGGCCAAAGAACTTCTGGACGGACTGACCTACGACGGCATCATGGCCACGGGGTACGGCCGGGATCTGTTTGAAACCGCATTTGACCGGACCGGCACCGTTACGGAGATCAAGGCCCACGCCGCAGGCGCCAGGGCCCAATTCCCCGACGCCCTGACCATCCTGGATATCGGCGGGCAGGATGCCAAGGCCATCGGCCTTCTGGACAACGGCCGGGTCAAAAAATTCGAAATGAACGACCGCTGCGCCGCCGGCACCGGCAAATTCCTGGAAATCATGGCCCGGAACCTGGGCTTCTCCCTGGACGAGTTCGGACCAGCCGCCCTGGCTGCAAAAAAGGATTTGGCCATCAACAGCATGTGCACTGTCTTTGCCGAATCCGAGGTCACCTCCCTCATCGCCAGGGGGGCGGACCGGAGTGAGATCGCCCGGGGGCTCCACCTCAGCGTGGTCAAGCGGGCCGTCTCCATGCTCAACCGGGTCTCCCCCTCCGGCCCCATTGTCTTTTCCGGGGGGGTGGCCTGCAACCCCTGCATCTGCAGCATGGTCGGCAAGGCACTGGACCGGGAGGTATTGGTGCCAAAAGCCCCCCAGATGACAGGCGCTTATGGGGCGGCCCTGCTGCTTGAAAAGCAATGGGCCGCCGCTTGA
- a CDS encoding 2-hydroxyacyl-CoA dehydratase — MSENYEPMWKELGLDLEAHNALLNVLGQGYTDIYLAQENRPEGMAYFDFVMSEVHGLRIKELMEEKKQGRKIIGSYCVFVPEEIALAANATLVGLCSGADFAVEEVEKHLPRNTCALIKSALGFKLGRVCPYLESADMVVGENTCDGKKKAYETMGGMMDNLYVMDLPQMKSGLGRQLLRAEYDRFKQAVEELTGVQITVESLKAAIATVNAKRSALHRLYRLRKADPAPISGLDALLANQVSFYDNPARFTESVNKICDELEERIQESRGVAKPAAPRILVSGCPMAVPNWKLPWIVETAGAVIVGEESCVGERGTRNLTDDSGDTVDALMDAVTDRYFKVDCAIFTPNTDRLDHIVEMAEAYGADGVIHYGLQFCQPYLMESIPVEKALEEKGMPCLRIDTDYGMEDAGQLKTRVQAFIEQISD; from the coding sequence ATGAGCGAAAATTATGAACCCATGTGGAAGGAACTGGGCCTGGACCTTGAGGCCCACAACGCCCTGCTCAATGTGCTGGGACAGGGGTACACCGACATCTATCTGGCCCAGGAGAACCGCCCCGAAGGCATGGCCTATTTCGATTTCGTCATGTCCGAAGTCCACGGGCTGAGAATCAAAGAACTGATGGAAGAAAAAAAACAGGGCCGGAAAATCATCGGCAGCTATTGCGTCTTCGTCCCCGAAGAAATCGCCCTGGCCGCCAACGCCACCCTGGTGGGGCTGTGCTCCGGTGCGGATTTTGCCGTGGAGGAAGTGGAAAAACACCTGCCCAGGAACACCTGCGCCCTGATCAAATCCGCCCTGGGCTTCAAGCTGGGCCGGGTCTGCCCCTACCTGGAAAGTGCCGACATGGTGGTCGGCGAAAATACCTGCGACGGAAAGAAAAAGGCCTATGAAACCATGGGCGGCATGATGGACAACCTCTATGTCATGGACCTGCCCCAGATGAAATCCGGCCTGGGACGGCAGCTGCTCAGGGCAGAGTACGACAGGTTCAAGCAGGCCGTGGAGGAACTGACCGGTGTACAAATCACTGTGGAATCCCTGAAAGCGGCCATTGCCACAGTCAATGCCAAGCGGTCCGCACTGCACCGGCTCTACCGGCTGCGTAAGGCCGATCCCGCTCCCATCTCCGGTCTGGACGCCCTTCTGGCCAACCAGGTTTCCTTTTACGACAATCCGGCCCGGTTTACCGAATCGGTAAACAAAATCTGCGACGAACTGGAAGAGCGCATCCAAGAAAGCCGGGGTGTCGCCAAGCCTGCTGCCCCCCGGATACTGGTCTCGGGCTGTCCCATGGCCGTGCCCAACTGGAAACTGCCCTGGATCGTGGAAACCGCCGGCGCCGTCATTGTGGGCGAGGAATCCTGTGTGGGCGAACGGGGCACCCGTAACCTCACCGATGACTCCGGGGATACCGTTGATGCCCTCATGGATGCGGTCACCGACCGGTATTTCAAGGTGGACTGCGCCATTTTCACCCCCAATACGGACCGGCTGGACCATATTGTGGAAATGGCCGAAGCTTACGGGGCCGACGGGGTCATCCATTACGGACTCCAGTTCTGCCAGCCCTATCTCATGGAATCCATTCCCGTTGAAAAGGCCCTTGAGGAAAAAGGCATGCCCTGCCTCAGGATAGACACGGACTACGGCATGGAAGATGCGGGACAGCTCAAGACCCGGGTCCAAGCCTTTATTGAACAGATTTCAGATTAG
- a CDS encoding ABC transporter ATP-binding protein, with amino-acid sequence MINQTEEIIRITGLSKVYATEKGEAVQALDGVDLNIQKQSFTCIVGPSGCGKSTILRIAAGLETASAGTVNYRGVPVAGPRAEIGMVFQEYSLFPWMSVLDNIAAGPAFAGENKKKRCADAMTYLDIIDMADFKDAYPHELSGGMRQRVAIARALANEPDVLLMDEPFGALDAHTRILLQGELLKIWEATRKTIVLVTHSVDEAVFLADRIVVMTGRPGRIKEEIDVNMARPRSRAVGRFGQLTQRILKALEPESANRTAAATAATAALP; translated from the coding sequence ATGATAAACCAGACAGAAGAGATCATCCGCATCACCGGCCTGTCAAAGGTGTATGCCACGGAAAAAGGCGAGGCGGTGCAGGCCCTGGACGGGGTGGACCTCAACATCCAAAAACAGTCGTTTACCTGCATCGTCGGCCCCTCGGGCTGCGGGAAGTCCACCATCCTCAGGATTGCGGCAGGCCTTGAGACGGCCTCCGCCGGCACCGTCAACTACCGCGGCGTTCCCGTCGCCGGTCCCCGGGCTGAAATCGGCATGGTATTCCAGGAATATTCCCTTTTCCCCTGGATGTCGGTGCTGGACAATATTGCCGCAGGGCCGGCCTTTGCCGGGGAGAACAAGAAAAAACGGTGTGCAGATGCCATGACCTACCTGGATATCATTGACATGGCCGACTTCAAGGATGCCTACCCCCACGAGCTTTCCGGCGGCATGCGCCAGCGGGTGGCCATTGCCAGGGCCCTGGCCAACGAACCGGACGTACTGCTCATGGATGAGCCCTTCGGGGCCCTGGACGCCCATACCCGGATCCTGCTCCAGGGCGAACTGCTCAAGATCTGGGAAGCCACCCGGAAGACCATTGTCCTGGTGACCCACAGCGTGGATGAAGCGGTATTTCTGGCGGACCGGATTGTGGTGATGACCGGCCGTCCGGGCCGGATCAAAGAAGAGATCGACGTGAATATGGCCCGGCCCCGGAGCCGGGCGGTGGGACGGTTCGGCCAACTGACCCAACGGATACTCAAGGCCCTTGAACCCGAGTCCGCCAACAGAACGGCAGCAGCGACCGCGGCGACCGCGGCGCTGCCATAA
- a CDS encoding ABC transporter permease, with product MKKHPVFNLVPFLAPMLLAAAWAILARRVGNQVILPAPGQVGMILAHPGQDLISMGSLAGNVLVSLARVTAGYVLAALVAVPLGVLMGYYGTIFNCFNGFLNLFRPIPPLAWVPLVMAWFGISSLATLTGAQTGNLFIYLDNIKFSMLFIIFIGAFFPILTATIQGVRNVSPTLIDSARVLGAGQGQIFRKILMPAAMPDIITGMRIGLGIAWMCLVSAEMLPGSLSGIGYMITHAFTLASTDIVIAGMISIGCVGAVLDMMFRRLEEKKFSWRRQGGK from the coding sequence ATGAAAAAACATCCGGTTTTCAACCTTGTCCCTTTTCTGGCGCCCATGCTGCTGGCCGCAGCATGGGCCATCCTGGCCCGGCGGGTGGGCAACCAGGTCATCCTGCCCGCCCCCGGCCAGGTCGGGATGATCCTGGCCCACCCGGGGCAGGACCTCATCAGCATGGGTTCCCTGGCCGGCAATGTGCTGGTGAGCCTGGCGCGGGTGACCGCCGGGTATGTCCTGGCCGCCCTGGTGGCCGTCCCCCTAGGAGTGCTCATGGGGTATTACGGGACAATCTTCAATTGCTTTAACGGATTTTTAAACCTGTTCAGGCCCATCCCCCCCCTGGCATGGGTGCCCCTGGTCATGGCCTGGTTCGGCATATCCAGCCTGGCCACCCTGACAGGCGCCCAGACGGGGAACCTCTTTATCTACCTGGACAATATTAAATTTTCCATGCTCTTCATCATCTTCATCGGTGCGTTCTTCCCCATTCTCACCGCCACCATCCAGGGGGTGCGGAATGTCAGCCCCACCCTCATTGATTCGGCCAGGGTACTGGGGGCGGGACAGGGGCAGATCTTCAGGAAAATCCTGATGCCGGCGGCCATGCCCGACATCATCACCGGCATGCGCATCGGCCTGGGCATTGCCTGGATGTGCCTGGTCTCGGCGGAAATGCTGCCCGGTTCCCTCTCCGGAATCGGGTACATGATCACCCATGCATTTACCCTGGCCTCCACCGATATCGTCATTGCCGGCATGATCTCCATCGGATGCGTGGGTGCGGTTCTGGACATGATGTTCAGACGGCTGGAGGAAAAGAAATTTTCATGGCGGCGGCAGGGGGGAAAATGA
- a CDS encoding ABC transporter substrate-binding protein, whose product MHRFTLKKALITCFALAAALVFVSGASAAPKVPSLYMGYVFTTHHTPLMVAAIKGEAFKSSGAYLAPMVDKQKYRLMDADGTPMAILNLIVSKSGSETATLFAMNRLDIGLASSTAFMSGIDKGVSMKILCPLHVDGMSMVFPPDSNINGYEDLAAAVKASDRPFKIGYHSPTSAPRVVFEGALHRAGFSITGNPNDADADILMVDLKSTSNLIPALAAKQVDCWVGPAPHPAVAEYRKAGHIGLDSRNLPPQGQWSDFPCCVMGAAGRLITDHPQIVQAMTDLMTEASSWCNTNKKEAATISAGWIGVPAEAVAHSSIIYTTNPSENWMNGEAAFLDMLNNMKKFKGKIAGKDLISAAPLLYDFSFVEKSLGQ is encoded by the coding sequence ATGCACAGATTCACCCTGAAAAAAGCGCTCATCACCTGTTTCGCCCTTGCGGCTGCCCTGGTATTTGTATCCGGGGCCTCCGCCGCCCCAAAGGTGCCCAGCCTCTATATGGGCTATGTATTCACCACCCATCACACCCCCCTGATGGTGGCGGCGATCAAGGGAGAGGCGTTCAAATCCTCAGGCGCCTACCTTGCCCCCATGGTGGACAAACAAAAATACAGGCTCATGGATGCCGACGGCACCCCCATGGCCATACTCAACCTCATCGTATCTAAAAGCGGCTCGGAAACCGCCACCCTCTTTGCCATGAACCGCCTGGACATCGGCCTTGCCTCCAGCACGGCATTCATGAGCGGTATTGACAAGGGGGTTTCCATGAAAATCCTCTGCCCCCTCCACGTGGACGGCATGAGCATGGTCTTCCCTCCGGACAGCAACATCAACGGCTATGAGGATCTGGCTGCAGCCGTCAAAGCCTCAGACAGACCCTTTAAAATTGGTTACCACTCCCCCACCAGCGCCCCCCGGGTGGTTTTTGAAGGCGCATTGCACCGGGCCGGTTTCTCCATTACGGGCAATCCCAACGATGCCGATGCCGATATCCTCATGGTGGATCTCAAATCCACTTCCAACCTGATCCCTGCCCTGGCTGCCAAACAGGTGGACTGCTGGGTCGGACCTGCCCCCCACCCGGCCGTTGCCGAGTACAGGAAGGCCGGGCACATCGGACTGGATTCCCGGAACCTGCCTCCCCAGGGCCAGTGGAGTGATTTCCCCTGCTGCGTCATGGGCGCCGCCGGCCGGCTCATCACCGATCATCCCCAAATCGTCCAGGCCATGACCGACCTGATGACCGAGGCCTCCTCATGGTGCAACACCAACAAAAAGGAAGCCGCAACCATCTCCGCCGGATGGATCGGCGTCCCTGCGGAAGCGGTGGCACACTCATCCATTATTTACACCACCAACCCCTCTGAAAACTGGATGAACGGCGAGGCGGCCTTCCTGGATATGCTCAACAATATGAAAAAATTCAAAGGGAAAATTGCCGGTAAGGATCTTATTTCCGCCGCTCCCCTGCTCTATGATTTTTCATTTGTGGAAAAGAGCCTGGGCCAATAG
- a CDS encoding 2-hydroxyacyl-CoA dehydratase produces the protein MNLKPFTLFSEQSLADLDQWQEEGRKIAGVYCIYAPNELIRAAGIAPVSLCGKKQAPIQAAEKELPPSFCPLVKSSYGYAVTDTCPFFSFSDILIAETTCDGKKKMYEQMGRLKPLHLMHLPHTQAGPSALAYWKQALYELAEFLTGHSGIQVTEEALKKEIRLQNRIREALYQVSLLAADSRSPVTTAQMLAIQESKSFAVYPKNYLERLMVLKAELEADLERPGLPVHTGPRILLTGCPVGKGCEKVLQIIEALGARVVCMENCTGLKGMSLAVDETGDPWEAIARRYLEVPCSCMTPNPGRPSSVEQMAEAFRVDAVIDMTWLGCHTYNAESLSLGQFVETKLGLPFLHVETDYSASDQGQLRTRIEAMIELLE, from the coding sequence ATAAATCTGAAACCCTTTACCCTCTTTTCAGAACAGAGCCTGGCCGACCTGGACCAATGGCAGGAGGAAGGCCGAAAAATTGCAGGGGTTTACTGCATATACGCCCCCAATGAACTGATACGAGCCGCCGGCATCGCCCCTGTCAGCCTCTGCGGAAAAAAACAGGCCCCCATCCAGGCCGCTGAAAAGGAACTGCCCCCCTCATTCTGTCCCCTGGTGAAATCCAGCTACGGATACGCCGTCACCGACACCTGTCCCTTTTTCAGCTTTTCAGACATCCTCATTGCCGAGACCACCTGCGACGGGAAAAAGAAAATGTACGAGCAAATGGGGCGGCTCAAGCCCCTGCATCTCATGCACCTGCCCCACACCCAGGCTGGGCCCTCGGCCCTGGCCTACTGGAAGCAGGCCCTATACGAGCTGGCCGAATTCCTTACCGGCCACTCCGGCATCCAGGTGACCGAAGAGGCCCTGAAAAAAGAAATCCGCCTCCAGAACCGGATCAGGGAGGCCCTCTACCAGGTTTCCCTGCTGGCAGCAGACAGCCGCTCTCCGGTCACCACCGCCCAGATGCTGGCCATCCAGGAAAGCAAAAGCTTTGCCGTCTATCCCAAAAACTACCTGGAGCGGCTGATGGTGCTGAAGGCCGAACTTGAGGCCGATCTGGAAAGGCCCGGCCTCCCCGTGCACACCGGCCCCAGGATACTGCTCACAGGCTGCCCCGTGGGAAAGGGATGCGAAAAAGTCCTCCAGATCATCGAAGCACTGGGGGCACGGGTGGTGTGCATGGAAAACTGCACCGGCCTCAAGGGCATGTCCCTGGCCGTGGACGAAACCGGGGATCCCTGGGAGGCCATTGCCCGCCGCTACCTTGAAGTGCCCTGCTCCTGCATGACCCCCAACCCCGGCCGGCCGTCATCCGTTGAACAGATGGCTGAAGCATTCAGGGTTGATGCCGTCATCGATATGACCTGGCTGGGCTGCCATACCTATAATGCCGAATCCCTGTCCCTGGGGCAGTTTGTGGAAACCAAACTCGGGCTGCCCTTTTTGCATGTAGAAACCGACTATTCAGCTTCGGACCAGGGCCAGCTTAGGACCCGTATTGAAGCCATGATCGAACTTCTGGAATAA
- the selD gene encoding selenide, water dikinase SelD, with product MAKKDLIKELKMSAGAGUAAKLPPGDLDKALCGMEFPTDENVLVGLARADDAGVYRVSDEVALIQTVDFFTPVVDDPYLFGQIAAANALSDVYAMGGTPKTAMNLVAFPSKSMDLSILREILQGGTDKLVEAGAVLLGGHSIEDPEIKYGLSVTGFIHPDRVLTKNGLAAGDRLVLTKPLGTGILNTAQKAGMVPEDIYREAVSLMAQLNRGAAEVMDRFPVTACTDITGFGLAGHLAEMLEGTGLGARIFSGRVPVIPEAMGLSDMGFLPTAAYNNRQFRESMVEFSDGLPRAAKDILFDPQTSGGLLMAVSPDQAGELVQALQDIGIAHAACFGEITEGPDEKIYINQ from the coding sequence ATGGCAAAGAAAGATCTGATAAAAGAATTAAAGATGTCGGCCGGTGCCGGCTGAGCTGCCAAGCTGCCTCCAGGGGACCTGGACAAAGCGCTTTGCGGGATGGAGTTTCCCACGGATGAGAATGTGCTGGTGGGGCTGGCCCGGGCCGATGATGCCGGGGTATACAGGGTCTCCGATGAGGTGGCCCTGATCCAGACCGTTGATTTTTTCACCCCGGTGGTGGATGACCCCTATCTTTTCGGCCAGATTGCCGCGGCCAATGCATTGAGTGATGTCTATGCCATGGGCGGGACTCCTAAAACGGCCATGAACCTGGTGGCCTTTCCTTCAAAATCCATGGACCTTTCAATTCTCCGGGAAATTCTCCAGGGGGGAACGGACAAATTGGTTGAAGCCGGGGCGGTGCTCCTGGGGGGACACAGTATTGAGGATCCGGAGATCAAGTACGGGCTTTCCGTCACCGGATTTATCCATCCGGACCGGGTGCTGACGAAAAACGGGCTTGCTGCCGGTGACCGGCTGGTGCTGACCAAGCCCCTGGGCACGGGTATTCTGAATACGGCTCAAAAAGCCGGGATGGTGCCGGAGGATATATACCGGGAGGCGGTTTCCCTCATGGCCCAGCTTAACCGGGGGGCCGCAGAGGTGATGGACCGGTTTCCTGTCACTGCCTGTACCGATATCACGGGGTTCGGCCTGGCCGGCCACCTGGCGGAGATGCTGGAGGGAACGGGTCTGGGAGCCCGTATTTTTTCCGGCCGGGTGCCGGTGATCCCCGAGGCAATGGGACTGTCGGACATGGGGTTCCTGCCCACGGCCGCCTACAACAACCGGCAGTTCAGGGAGTCCATGGTCGAATTCTCTGATGGACTGCCCCGTGCGGCCAAGGACATTCTATTTGATCCCCAGACATCCGGCGGCCTGCTGATGGCGGTATCACCGGATCAGGCCGGGGAACTGGTCCAGGCCCTTCAGGACATCGGGATAGCGCATGCGGCCTGCTTTGGTGAGATAACCGAGGGGCCGGATGAGAAAATATACATAAATCAATAA
- the yedF gene encoding sulfurtransferase-like selenium metabolism protein YedF translates to MNMEIDARGLACPEPVIRTKKGLEEEKSTQVQVVVDNPASQENVRRFLESQGFQTAVEQAGEDYFIMGDRDAVPEFQPGENDTDDQDLKKIAVVCATDRMGYGDDELGKKLMISFIKTLKEMGDELWRLVFVNNGVKLTIGGSPVLEELQAYEKEGLQILVCGTCLTHFGLLEEKQAGETTNMLDIVTAMQLADKVIKI, encoded by the coding sequence ATGAATATGGAAATAGATGCAAGGGGACTGGCCTGTCCCGAACCGGTGATCAGAACCAAAAAAGGGCTTGAAGAGGAAAAGTCAACACAGGTGCAGGTGGTGGTGGACAATCCCGCCTCCCAGGAGAATGTCCGGCGGTTTTTAGAATCCCAGGGATTCCAGACGGCGGTTGAACAGGCCGGTGAAGATTATTTTATCATGGGGGACCGGGATGCCGTGCCCGAGTTCCAGCCCGGGGAAAATGACACGGATGACCAGGATTTGAAAAAGATTGCCGTGGTCTGCGCCACGGACCGCATGGGATACGGGGATGATGAACTGGGCAAAAAACTGATGATCAGCTTTATCAAGACCCTGAAGGAGATGGGGGATGAGTTGTGGCGGCTGGTCTTTGTGAACAACGGGGTGAAGCTGACCATCGGGGGCTCCCCTGTGCTTGAAGAGCTTCAGGCCTATGAAAAGGAGGGGCTTCAGATCCTTGTGTGCGGTACCTGCCTCACCCATTTCGGCCTGCTGGAGGAAAAACAGGCCGGCGAAACCACCAATATGCTGGATATTGTGACGGCCATGCAGCTGGCGGATAAGGTGATCAAGATTTGA
- a CDS encoding cytidylate kinase family protein, producing MSVITFFGRKFTGRAPLAEKAADILGYRVVYDRNLIDTAAREYGLKKKDIRKSIYLDPPMAERYSADKARCIAAVKSVLAEEVKKGQVIISGFLGGLVPSKMGLHILVTASENSRRRRLQRRNTDEITREGHQMLETDEAFLRWSLYLKTTEGRKPSNFDGVVSVSRTGQSELIDMIFDAASEKKEEMTPKEFSLAARVSRLMAEKGHRVSVDAKEDQVDLKIHKPVLMLSRYGKKLSALARSVRGVGNVRTRAGSLFYRADIYPGCEFKPAPQVSYRPIEIQYERMYAQVAGRRPAFVQKQDEQISSLAYVGRA from the coding sequence ATGAGCGTCATTACATTTTTCGGACGGAAGTTTACTGGAAGAGCGCCGTTGGCAGAAAAAGCAGCAGATATCCTCGGATATAGAGTGGTGTATGACCGGAACCTGATCGATACCGCCGCCAGGGAATACGGATTGAAAAAAAAGGATATCCGTAAGAGCATCTATCTGGACCCGCCCATGGCAGAACGGTATTCTGCAGATAAGGCCAGATGCATTGCGGCCGTTAAATCTGTCCTGGCCGAAGAGGTCAAAAAGGGGCAGGTGATAATCAGCGGATTTCTCGGGGGACTGGTTCCCTCAAAGATGGGCCTGCATATTCTGGTAACCGCCTCAGAGAATTCCAGGCGCCGCCGGCTGCAGCGCCGGAATACGGATGAGATCACCCGCGAAGGGCACCAGATGCTGGAGACGGACGAGGCATTTTTGAGGTGGTCCCTTTATCTGAAGACCACAGAAGGGCGTAAACCTTCGAATTTCGATGGCGTGGTCAGTGTTTCCAGGACCGGGCAGTCCGAGCTGATTGATATGATCTTCGATGCGGCGTCTGAAAAAAAAGAAGAGATGACCCCCAAGGAGTTTTCCCTGGCAGCCAGAGTCTCCCGGCTCATGGCTGAAAAGGGGCATCGGGTATCTGTGGACGCCAAGGAGGACCAAGTGGACCTCAAAATCCATAAACCGGTTCTGATGCTTTCCAGGTACGGCAAAAAACTCTCCGCCCTTGCCCGCTCCGTTCGAGGCGTGGGAAATGTCCGCACCCGGGCCGGCTCCCTGTTCTACAGGGCAGATATCTATCCCGGTTGCGAATTCAAGCCCGCCCCCCAGGTGTCCTACCGGCCCATTGAAATTCAGTATGAACGGATGTATGCCCAGGTGGCCGGCCGCCGGCCTGCTTTTGTACAGAAACAAGACGAGCAGATTTCATCGCTGGCTTACGTGGGCAGGGCCTGA
- a CDS encoding sigma-54-dependent Fis family transcriptional regulator → MQKQILIIEDEMIARNNLEHILIKEGYKVTAVESGIKGLALIKSKPFDLIITDYKMKKMDGMQILEHSRQLQPYTEVIMITGYATVDNAVTAMKEGAYHYIAKPYKIEEVRQVIKEALLKRSLQLENISLKQAIGKGPKLPQIIGNSPAMTEVKKTIRQVAQTDISVLILGESGTGKELVARAIHNLSSRHSHEMVAFNCGSFSEELMANELFGHEKEAFTGAVKTKKGLFEFADKGTVFFDEIGDMPPSMQIKILRVIQEKELMRVGSTQTVPVDLRFIAATHRDLKHEVDNGNFRQDLYFRLNVVTIQLPPLAERKEDIPLLAYHFLGKKNREMNKSVKEIDRAAMDFLVNYSWPGNVRELENIIERAVAMENSEVIYPAALPDQMTQLAIETYRTAPEGKIPTMKEQEKRYIRWVLEQTGWNKTKAAEIMEIDRVSLWRKIKTFKLE, encoded by the coding sequence ATGCAAAAACAGATCCTGATCATCGAAGATGAGATGATCGCCCGAAATAACCTTGAACATATTCTGATAAAGGAAGGATACAAGGTAACCGCCGTGGAGAGCGGCATTAAGGGGCTGGCTTTGATCAAGTCAAAGCCCTTTGACCTGATTATCACCGATTACAAGATGAAGAAGATGGACGGCATGCAGATTCTGGAGCACAGCCGTCAGCTTCAGCCCTACACCGAAGTGATCATGATAACCGGCTACGCCACGGTGGACAATGCCGTCACGGCCATGAAGGAAGGGGCCTACCACTATATTGCCAAACCCTACAAAATAGAAGAGGTGAGGCAGGTCATTAAAGAAGCCCTGCTCAAACGATCCCTTCAGCTGGAAAACATATCCTTAAAGCAGGCCATTGGAAAGGGCCCCAAGCTGCCCCAGATCATTGGAAACAGCCCGGCCATGACCGAGGTCAAAAAAACCATCAGGCAGGTGGCCCAAACCGATATCAGCGTCCTGATCCTGGGGGAGAGCGGCACCGGAAAAGAACTGGTGGCCAGGGCCATTCACAACCTGAGCAGCCGGCACAGCCACGAAATGGTGGCCTTTAACTGCGGTTCTTTTTCAGAAGAACTCATGGCCAACGAACTCTTCGGCCATGAGAAAGAGGCCTTTACCGGTGCGGTCAAAACCAAAAAAGGCCTTTTTGAATTTGCGGACAAGGGAACTGTCTTCTTTGACGAAATTGGCGACATGCCCCCGTCCATGCAGATTAAAATATTAAGGGTAATCCAGGAAAAGGAACTCATGCGGGTGGGCAGCACCCAGACCGTTCCTGTGGACTTAAGGTTCATCGCCGCCACCCACAGGGATTTAAAGCACGAGGTTGACAACGGCAATTTCCGCCAGGACCTTTACTTCAGGCTGAATGTGGTCACCATCCAGCTGCCGCCCCTTGCCGAACGCAAGGAAGATATCCCCCTTCTGGCCTACCATTTCCTGGGCAAGAAAAACCGGGAAATGAACAAATCCGTAAAAGAGATCGACCGGGCAGCCATGGATTTTCTGGTGAACTACTCCTGGCCCGGCAATGTCCGTGAACTTGAAAACATCATTGAACGGGCGGTGGCCATGGAAAACAGCGAGGTGATTTATCCGGCGGCCCTTCCGGACCAGATGACCCAGCTGGCCATCGAAACCTATCGGACCGCACCTGAAGGAAAAATTCCCACCATGAAGGAACAGGAAAAAAGATATATCCGGTGGGTGCTTGAACAGACAGGCTGGAACAAGACAAAGGCCGCGGAAATCATGGAAATCGACCGGGTTTCCCTCTGGCGTAAGATCAAAACCTTCAAACTGGAATAA